A single window of Candidatus Omnitrophota bacterium DNA harbors:
- a CDS encoding cytidine/deoxycytidylate deaminase family protein: MSEKIKRPNWDQYFMKAAFLISERSTCLRRRVGAVLVKDKQILATGYNGAPSGITHCDLKGCLRSELNIPSGERHEICRGLHAEQNVILQAASHGVSTKNSIIYITNVPCSICAKMIVNAGIKEVIVFNEYPDKMALEFLDQAKIGLRKLEDPELVKLKK; this comes from the coding sequence ATGAGTGAAAAAATAAAGCGACCAAACTGGGATCAATATTTCATGAAGGCTGCTTTTTTAATCTCTGAGCGCTCAACTTGCCTTCGGAGAAGGGTTGGTGCAGTATTAGTTAAGGATAAGCAGATTCTTGCTACCGGTTACAATGGTGCTCCTTCGGGAATTACCCATTGTGATTTGAAAGGTTGCCTAAGAAGCGAATTGAATATTCCTTCCGGTGAGCGTCATGAGATTTGCCGGGGCTTACATGCAGAGCAAAACGTAATTTTGCAAGCTGCCTCTCACGGAGTATCAACCAAAAATAGTATTATCTATATAACTAACGTACCTTGTAGCATTTGTGCTAAGATGATTGTGAATGCTGGGATAAAGGAAGTTATTGTTTTCAATGAATATCCTGATAAAATGGCCCTTGAGTTTTTAGATCAGGCCAAAATAGGCTTAAGGAAGTTAGAAGATCCCGAATTAGTTAAACTGAAGAAATAA
- a CDS encoding bifunctional nuclease family protein: MELELSRIIIDEEKKEQIVVLKEKKGQRLLPIVIGITEASAIKMKLSGFEPPRPLTHDLISSILDNLGTRLEKVVIDNLIQGTFYAKLHLALNGDIAKIVDARPSDSIALAVRTKSPIFVTNQVFKKLNQSG; the protein is encoded by the coding sequence ATAGAACTAGAGCTTTCCAGAATTATTATTGACGAAGAAAAGAAAGAGCAGATTGTTGTGCTGAAAGAGAAAAAAGGTCAAAGATTGCTTCCGATTGTAATCGGCATAACTGAAGCTAGCGCGATTAAGATGAAGTTGAGCGGGTTTGAACCGCCGCGACCGTTAACTCACGACTTAATTTCATCGATTCTTGATAATTTAGGCACACGTTTAGAAAAAGTGGTTATCGATAATCTGATTCAAGGAACTTTTTACGCTAAATTACATTTGGCTTTGAATGGTGACATAGCTAAGATTGTTGATGCTCGTCCTTCAGATAGTATCGCCTTAGCGGTACGAACTAAATCACCGATTTTTGTAACCAATCAGGTTTTTAAGAAATTAAACCAATCCGGTTGA
- the recG gene encoding ATP-dependent DNA helicase RecG encodes MQRALKVISSIIYLKKLLLITEKSLKTTLKQKPTVNLKGKLDKDSSIRYLKGVGPAKEVIFNRLGVYGLRDLLFYFPFRYQDRRNFTKIKDLKVGEFSVIKGKVLAVNLKKIPYFVRKRKVKSIFEIILDDSSANLRCVWFNQAYLAESITQGSELILCGKLAHSKRGIQMVAPEYELVEKSDSLNIGKIVGVYRLPAEFNQRFMRKLMLTTIQSYCSGYPDPLPFQIRKQRDIPNIVKAFEEMHFPTSFAEVERARERFIFQELFFSQILVYLRKAKHRLQKGPRFKVRQSLLDKLRKVFSFELTDDQEKVLSEILSDLEKSYPMHRLLQGDVGCGKTIVAAFAMAACVDSGFQAALMVPTEVLAYQHRETLESLFKSLPFNKGKRSGGLTIKVITSSLPKSEIDKIYQDLRKGTIRVIVGTHALIQSELKFKNLGLAVIDEQHRFGVAQRALLPKKGIDLMPHCLVMSATPIPRSLALSLYGDLDSSVISKLPKGRIAPSTLWLKEDKRKEMYDFLEKQLKSGRQAYIIYPLIEESQDEDLQSLETMYDKISRRFKGYSLGMLHGRLKIDQKIKAINDFKNNKTQVLVSTTVVEVGVNVPNATVMVVENPERFGLAQLHQLRGRIQRSKYKPHFIVISKTELSQAAQHRLEVISKEANGFKIAEEDLLLRGPGDFFGNLQHGLPQLKIANPLRDLDILGQARVFAYQVIKSDPSLAKREHHCIKEYLFSRNDLGEKGAKG; translated from the coding sequence ATGCAAAGAGCGCTAAAAGTTATCAGTTCGATAATTTACCTAAAAAAATTGCTTTTGATCACCGAGAAGTCATTGAAGACTACATTAAAACAAAAGCCAACCGTTAACCTTAAAGGTAAACTAGATAAAGACAGCTCAATACGTTACCTGAAAGGTGTAGGGCCAGCTAAAGAAGTCATTTTTAATCGCCTTGGCGTCTATGGCTTGCGTGATCTTCTTTTTTATTTCCCTTTTCGTTATCAAGACCGCCGAAACTTTACCAAGATAAAAGATCTCAAGGTTGGTGAATTTTCAGTAATTAAAGGTAAGGTGCTAGCTGTAAATTTGAAAAAAATACCCTACTTTGTGCGCAAGCGCAAGGTTAAAAGTATTTTTGAAATCATTCTAGATGATTCATCAGCCAATCTACGCTGTGTTTGGTTTAATCAGGCTTATCTTGCTGAAAGTATAACTCAAGGATCAGAACTTATTCTTTGCGGAAAGTTAGCTCATAGTAAAAGAGGGATTCAAATGGTTGCCCCTGAATATGAGCTAGTTGAAAAAAGTGATTCCTTGAATATAGGTAAGATTGTAGGAGTTTATCGGCTTCCAGCTGAGTTTAATCAGCGGTTTATGCGTAAACTCATGCTGACAACCATTCAAAGTTATTGTTCTGGTTATCCGGATCCCTTACCTTTTCAGATACGTAAACAAAGAGATATCCCTAATATTGTAAAGGCTTTTGAAGAGATGCATTTTCCGACTTCTTTCGCTGAGGTTGAGCGTGCTCGAGAAAGATTTATTTTTCAGGAGTTATTCTTTTCGCAAATTTTAGTGTATTTGCGTAAGGCAAAACATCGTCTTCAGAAAGGTCCCCGGTTTAAAGTTAGACAAAGTCTTTTGGATAAGTTACGGAAGGTTTTTTCTTTTGAGTTAACTGATGATCAGGAGAAAGTTCTATCGGAAATTCTGAGCGACTTAGAGAAGTCTTACCCGATGCATCGTCTCTTACAGGGTGATGTCGGTTGTGGAAAGACAATAGTTGCGGCCTTTGCTATGGCTGCATGTGTTGATTCTGGATTCCAAGCGGCACTTATGGTCCCTACTGAAGTTTTAGCTTATCAACACAGGGAGACTTTAGAGAGTTTATTTAAGAGCTTACCTTTTAATAAGGGTAAGCGAAGCGGCGGCTTAACGATTAAAGTGATTACTTCTTCTTTGCCTAAGTCAGAGATAGATAAGATATATCAGGATTTAAGAAAGGGGACAATTAGGGTTATTGTTGGGACACATGCGCTTATTCAAAGTGAACTAAAGTTTAAAAACTTAGGCTTAGCAGTAATTGATGAACAGCATAGATTCGGAGTTGCCCAGCGGGCCCTACTTCCCAAAAAAGGGATAGATCTCATGCCGCATTGTTTGGTCATGAGTGCCACTCCGATTCCAAGAAGCTTAGCTCTTTCTTTATATGGAGATTTAGATTCTTCAGTTATTAGTAAATTGCCTAAGGGCAGAATTGCTCCTTCGACGCTTTGGCTTAAGGAGGATAAACGTAAGGAAATGTATGATTTTTTAGAAAAGCAACTTAAAAGCGGTCGCCAGGCCTATATAATTTATCCTTTGATTGAAGAAAGCCAGGATGAGGATCTACAGTCTTTGGAGACGATGTATGACAAAATTTCAAGGCGGTTTAAGGGATATTCTTTGGGCATGCTACATGGCCGCTTGAAGATCGATCAAAAAATAAAAGCGATTAATGATTTTAAAAATAACAAAACTCAAGTGTTAGTTTCGACTACCGTAGTTGAAGTAGGGGTGAATGTTCCTAATGCTACGGTTATGGTGGTTGAAAATCCTGAGCGGTTTGGATTAGCCCAGTTACATCAGTTAAGAGGCAGGATTCAACGCTCAAAATATAAGCCTCATTTTATTGTTATTAGTAAAACTGAACTTAGTCAAGCTGCTCAGCATAGATTAGAGGTTATTTCTAAAGAAGCCAACGGGTTTAAGATTGCCGAAGAAGATTTGCTCTTGAGAGGGCCCGGTGATTTTTTTGGTAATTTACAGCATGGTTTACCTCAATTAAAGATTGCCAATCCTTTGCGTGATTTAGATATCCTTGGTCAAGCTCGGGTATTTGCTTATCAGGTGATTAAGAGTGATCCTAGTCTTGCTAAAAGAGAGCATCATTGCATAAAGGAGTATCTTTTTTCTAGGAATGATTTGGGCGAGAAAGGAGCAAAAGGGTAA
- a CDS encoding HD domain-containing protein → MNLSSKLKKIPKVSVLSVICKKRSVNLWLVGGFLRDVYLKVDKPLLDFDFCVEKNTTAVAREFARKIKAKCIVLDKAHESLRVILKKKSVYYTYDFTRLRGKDFLEDLALRDFSVNTLAVKLGQKPLELVDYYQGKRDLNSKIARVIREKVIADDPLRILRGFFLMANYNFRIEPRTLMVMKKNKHLIKKVSSERVSEEFFKILGAKSSYKVIKLIDQFKIIDELIPEVTSMRGVRQGSYHHLPVWKHSLEALRQFELLIQKRLIKDKEIYRYLNEEIAYRRKRVQIIKLACLLHDVGKPQAKKRLNKKTIFHTHEKIGRDMVVKIGKRMRLSVREIEVLKKLIFWHLRPGYLADQMNPTKRAIYRFFRDTQNDGAAVIILSLSDWRATCGPLINPAKRKKHEKVMLGLIDGYFVENDKKPLPKLVDGYDIMRQFKLKPSILVGKILGKVHEDQALGKISTKQEAYRLAEKLIPKKAKKK, encoded by the coding sequence ATGAATCTTTCCTCAAAATTAAAAAAAATTCCTAAAGTTTCAGTGCTTTCGGTAATTTGCAAAAAACGCAGTGTTAATCTTTGGCTGGTTGGTGGATTTTTGCGGGATGTCTACCTTAAAGTCGATAAGCCTTTGCTTGATTTTGATTTTTGCGTAGAAAAAAACACAACTGCCGTGGCCAGAGAATTTGCTAGGAAGATAAAAGCTAAATGCATTGTGTTGGATAAGGCTCATGAGAGTCTAAGAGTTATCCTGAAGAAAAAAAGTGTTTATTATACTTATGATTTTACCCGTTTGAGAGGTAAAGATTTTTTAGAAGATTTAGCTCTGCGAGATTTTTCAGTCAACACTCTAGCGGTAAAATTAGGCCAAAAACCGTTGGAATTAGTTGATTACTATCAAGGAAAGCGAGATTTAAATTCTAAAATTGCCAGAGTGATTAGAGAAAAAGTTATCGCCGACGATCCCTTAAGAATATTAAGAGGGTTTTTTTTGATGGCAAATTATAATTTTAGGATTGAACCGAGGACTTTGATGGTCATGAAAAAAAATAAGCACCTGATTAAAAAAGTTTCTTCTGAACGGGTAAGTGAGGAGTTTTTTAAGATATTAGGCGCAAAGAGTTCTTATAAAGTGATTAAGCTAATCGATCAGTTTAAAATTATCGATGAACTTATTCCCGAAGTGACTTCGATGCGCGGAGTCCGCCAGGGCAGTTACCATCATTTGCCGGTTTGGAAGCATTCTTTAGAAGCTTTGCGGCAGTTTGAACTTTTAATTCAAAAAAGGCTGATTAAAGATAAGGAAATCTATCGGTATCTAAATGAGGAAATTGCCTATCGAAGAAAAAGAGTTCAGATCATAAAATTGGCTTGTCTTTTGCATGATGTCGGAAAGCCCCAAGCTAAGAAAAGATTAAATAAAAAGACTATTTTTCATACTCATGAAAAAATAGGTCGAGATATGGTTGTAAAAATAGGCAAGCGAATGCGATTATCGGTTCGTGAAATAGAAGTACTTAAAAAACTAATCTTTTGGCATCTTAGACCCGGTTACTTGGCTGATCAGATGAATCCCACTAAGCGTGCAATTTATCGCTTTTTCCGCGACACCCAAAATGATGGGGCGGCAGTTATAATTCTTTCATTGAGCGACTGGCGGGCAACTTGTGGCCCGTTAATTAATCCCGCTAAGCGAAAAAAACACGAAAAAGTTATGTTGGGGTTAATTGATGGTTACTTTGTCGAAAATGACAAAAAACCTTTGCCTAAATTGGTCGATGGCTATGATATAATGAGGCAGTTTAAGCTTAAACCAAGCATCTTAGTTGGTAAGATTTTAGGAAAAGTTCATGAAGACCAGGCTTTAGGGAAGATTTCAACTAAGCAGGAGGCTTATAGGCTGGCTGAGAAATTAATTCCTAAAAAGGCCAAAAAGAAATAA
- the rpiB gene encoding ribose 5-phosphate isomerase B, whose protein sequence is MKIALASDHRGFKLKNVLSDFLKDKGYDIFDCGTYSEESCDYPDYTYLAADRVRSKKADRAIVICYTGVGSAIVANKVKGIRAVLAYNLKSAYMSRRHNNSNILVLPSYLFKVDEAKKIVLRWLKESFEAGRHARRVKKIQEIEERENA, encoded by the coding sequence ATGAAGATAGCTTTAGCCAGTGATCATCGAGGGTTTAAGTTAAAGAATGTTTTAAGTGACTTTTTGAAAGATAAAGGTTATGATATTTTTGACTGCGGGACTTATTCTGAAGAGTCTTGTGACTATCCCGATTATACCTATTTGGCTGCCGATCGAGTTAGAAGCAAAAAGGCCGACCGAGCGATTGTGATTTGTTATACCGGGGTTGGTAGCGCAATTGTTGCCAATAAGGTGAAAGGGATACGTGCGGTTTTGGCTTATAACTTAAAGAGTGCTTATATGTCACGTCGTCATAATAATAGTAATATTTTAGTTCTGCCGTCATATCTTTTTAAAGTTGACGAAGCTAAAAAAATAGTTTTGCGTTGGCTAAAAGAGAGCTTTGAAGCTGGTAGACATGCTCGGAGAGTTAAGAAAATTCAAGAAATAGAGGAGAGGGAAAATGCTTGA
- a CDS encoding macro domain-containing protein — protein MKINDIEIIVVEGDITENASEAIVNAANHKFLMDGGVAGVIKRKGGKVIEDEAVAKGPVEVGESVITSAGSLAAKYVIHASTMKMDFKTSEEIIRKATYQALLCAQSNKIKSIAFCALGCGVGGFSYEAASKIMAQEVFRYMQEVKGKTLKKISFVLNAKKSFDIFNKNVVDYLEYMSKKMSQGPFLTVDGIIEYKSGIVMIERSNPPLGWALPGGFVDYGESVEQAVVREVKEETGLDFLDFRQFRTCSEPQRDPRFHTVSVIFIGQGKGILKADSDAKSAKSYQFDNLPKKIAFDHREVIEDYIKTKANR, from the coding sequence ATGAAGATAAACGATATTGAGATTATTGTTGTTGAGGGTGACATAACTGAGAACGCATCTGAAGCGATAGTTAATGCTGCTAACCATAAGTTTTTAATGGATGGTGGAGTAGCCGGAGTTATTAAGCGAAAAGGTGGGAAAGTAATTGAGGATGAAGCGGTGGCTAAGGGGCCGGTTGAGGTCGGTGAATCAGTAATAACCTCGGCTGGAAGCTTAGCAGCAAAATATGTTATTCATGCTTCAACCATGAAAATGGATTTTAAGACTAGTGAAGAAATAATTCGCAAAGCAACCTATCAGGCCTTGCTTTGTGCTCAAAGCAATAAAATTAAATCAATTGCTTTTTGTGCTTTAGGGTGCGGAGTGGGTGGCTTTAGCTATGAAGCTGCCTCTAAAATAATGGCCCAAGAAGTATTTAGATATATGCAGGAAGTTAAGGGCAAGACTTTAAAAAAGATAAGTTTTGTTTTAAATGCTAAAAAGTCATTTGATATTTTTAATAAAAATGTTGTTGATTATCTTGAATATATGAGTAAAAAGATGAGTCAGGGGCCTTTTCTTACTGTTGATGGAATTATTGAATACAAGAGCGGAATCGTTATGATTGAGCGAAGTAACCCTCCTTTGGGTTGGGCGCTTCCTGGAGGTTTTGTTGATTATGGCGAAAGCGTTGAGCAGGCAGTGGTTCGAGAAGTTAAAGAAGAGACTGGTCTTGATTTTTTAGACTTTAGGCAATTCAGAACTTGCTCAGAACCACAGCGGGATCCACGTTTTCATACGGTTTCAGTAATTTTTATCGGCCAGGGGAAAGGAATCCTTAAGGCTGATTCTGATGCAAAGAGCGCTAAAAGTTATCAGTTCGATAATTTACCTAAAAAAATTGCTTTTGATCACCGAGAAGTCATTGAAGACTACATTAAAACAAAAGCCAACCGTTAA
- the rsmD gene encoding 16S rRNA (guanine(966)-N(2))-methyltransferase RsmD: protein MRIVSGKLKGRKLVAAGKTRPVSERIRKSCFDILADEVQDKKVLDLFAGSGALGLEALSRGAKECIFVDSSNSAKGAIKKNILSLNLEAETELYLKDAFLAIEAFYRRQERFSLVFLDPPYYRQMLTKALQRISEYDIVCPSGYLVAFCYEKDDFVTEISGFSLKVNKKYGQTVLLIYVKA from the coding sequence ATGAGGATTGTTAGCGGAAAACTAAAGGGAAGAAAACTGGTTGCCGCCGGCAAGACTCGGCCGGTATCGGAGAGGATAAGAAAATCTTGCTTTGATATATTAGCCGATGAGGTTCAGGATAAGAAGGTTTTGGATTTATTCGCAGGAAGTGGCGCCTTAGGATTAGAGGCTTTATCACGCGGAGCCAAAGAATGCATTTTTGTTGATTCAAGTAATTCAGCTAAAGGAGCCATAAAAAAGAATATTTTAAGCCTTAACCTTGAGGCTGAAACTGAGCTATATTTAAAGGATGCTTTTTTGGCAATCGAAGCTTTTTACCGCCGCCAGGAAAGGTTTAGTTTGGTCTTTTTAGATCCCCCTTACTATCGACAAATGCTTACAAAAGCCTTGCAACGAATTAGCGAATATGATATAGTATGCCCTTCCGGTTATCTGGTTGCTTTTTGTTATGAAAAAGACGATTTTGTCACTGAAATCAGTGGTTTTTCTCTAAAGGTTAATAAAAAATACGGTCAAACAGTCCTCTTAATTTACGTTAAAGCTTAA
- the nrdR gene encoding transcriptional regulator NrdR, with the protein MKCPFCNHNEDKVTDSRETSEGAAIRRRRECSNCGKRFTTYEYVEKTPLMVIKKDGRREAFSHQKILNGLLKACEKRSVSIERLENIVTQIEVDLQKKFEQEVESHQVGEVVMEKLADLDDVAYVRFASVYRQFKDINQFMRELKGVFNKKVK; encoded by the coding sequence ATGAAATGTCCTTTTTGTAATCATAACGAAGACAAAGTAACTGATTCTCGTGAAACTTCTGAAGGCGCAGCTATTCGCCGTAGGCGTGAGTGTTCTAATTGCGGAAAGCGTTTCACTACCTATGAATATGTTGAAAAAACTCCTTTAATGGTAATAAAAAAGGATGGTCGGCGAGAAGCTTTTAGCCATCAAAAGATATTGAACGGACTGCTTAAGGCTTGCGAAAAACGGTCGGTTAGCATTGAGCGGCTAGAAAATATCGTCACTCAGATAGAGGTGGATTTGCAAAAAAAGTTTGAACAAGAAGTCGAGTCTCATCAAGTTGGTGAGGTGGTTATGGAAAAGTTAGCTGACTTAGATGATGTTGCTTATGTGCGTTTTGCTTCGGTTTATCGGCAGTTTAAAGATATTAATCAGTTTATGAGAGAACTGAAGGGTGTATTTAATAAAAAGGTCAAGTGA
- a CDS encoding AIR carboxylase family protein has product MKSKIAIVLGSKSDIVKLKDGFDLFKEFKIPYTVEVISAHRNPEKLRKYCQGLEKKGTEVVIACAGMAAALPGFIASYVNIPVIGVALKGGLLDGLDALFSMVSSPKGLGMASTGVGESAFINAIIFSLEILALKDKNAAATLKKLKAKFKK; this is encoded by the coding sequence ATGAAATCAAAAATTGCTATTGTCTTAGGAAGTAAAAGCGATATTGTTAAATTAAAAGACGGGTTTGATTTATTTAAAGAGTTTAAGATTCCTTATACGGTGGAAGTTATCTCAGCTCATCGGAATCCTGAGAAATTACGTAAATACTGCCAGGGCTTAGAGAAAAAAGGTACGGAAGTGGTTATTGCCTGTGCTGGCATGGCTGCAGCCTTGCCAGGCTTTATTGCTTCTTATGTAAATATTCCGGTTATCGGTGTTGCTTTAAAAGGCGGGCTTCTTGATGGCCTGGATGCTCTTTTTTCAATGGTTAGCAGTCCCAAAGGCCTTGGTATGGCTTCAACTGGTGTAGGGGAAAGCGCTTTCATTAACGCTATAATTTTTTCTTTAGAAATACTCGCCCTCAAAGATAAAAATGCAGCAGCTACTCTTAAAAAGTTAAAAGCTAAATTTAAAAAGTGA
- a CDS encoding serine hydroxymethyltransferase, giving the protein MLDNLKNIDKSIYESIARELKRQKDHIELIASENFTSPAVLEAQGSVLTNKYAEGYAGARWYGGCEYVDEAEQLAIERVKGLFGAEYANVQPHSGTQANMAVMMAALEAGDTMLAMDLACGGHLSHGHALNFSGRFYKVVSYGVNKETERLDYDEIESLALKNKPKLIVAGASAYPRIIDFKRFKEIADKVGALLLVDMAHFAGLVAAKIHPNPCEYADFVTSTTHKTLRGPRGGFILAKKEFAKKINTTVFPGIQGGPLMHVIAAKAVAFKLAATSEFVEYQKQVVANASHFARSLQDKGYRIVSGGTDTHLFLVDLCSKDISGKEATSLLGSVNITINKNLIPFDSKPPAVASGIRIGTPAVTTRGMRLVEMEKIAEAIDLVLTNKDNLEILEKVRSWVAELTKNFVLYPGIN; this is encoded by the coding sequence ATGCTTGATAATTTGAAAAATATTGACAAGTCAATCTATGAATCAATAGCGAGAGAGCTTAAACGGCAGAAAGACCATATTGAGTTAATCGCCAGTGAAAACTTTACTTCGCCGGCTGTCTTGGAGGCTCAGGGTTCAGTGCTAACTAATAAATATGCCGAAGGATATGCAGGGGCTCGTTGGTATGGTGGCTGTGAGTATGTCGATGAAGCTGAACAGTTAGCCATTGAGCGAGTTAAGGGGTTGTTCGGAGCCGAATATGCTAATGTCCAGCCACACTCAGGCACGCAGGCTAATATGGCCGTAATGATGGCGGCCCTAGAGGCTGGAGACACTATGCTAGCCATGGATCTAGCTTGTGGTGGACATCTTTCACATGGCCATGCATTAAATTTTAGCGGTAGATTTTATAAGGTTGTCTCTTACGGAGTCAATAAAGAAACTGAAAGGTTGGACTATGATGAAATAGAAAGTTTGGCTTTAAAAAATAAGCCTAAGTTAATTGTTGCCGGAGCAAGTGCTTATCCGCGAATAATAGATTTTAAGCGTTTTAAAGAAATCGCCGATAAGGTTGGGGCACTGCTCTTAGTCGACATGGCCCATTTTGCTGGTTTAGTTGCCGCAAAAATACATCCTAATCCTTGTGAGTATGCTGATTTTGTAACTTCAACTACTCATAAAACTTTACGCGGGCCGCGTGGAGGTTTTATTTTGGCTAAGAAGGAATTTGCCAAAAAAATTAATACAACTGTTTTTCCAGGAATTCAAGGCGGGCCATTAATGCATGTTATTGCCGCTAAGGCAGTTGCTTTTAAGCTAGCTGCGACTAGCGAGTTTGTGGAGTATCAGAAGCAGGTAGTAGCTAATGCTAGTCATTTTGCTAGAAGTTTGCAGGATAAGGGCTATAGAATAGTTAGCGGAGGAACTGATACCCATTTGTTCTTGGTTGATTTATGCTCTAAAGATATCAGCGGTAAAGAAGCAACTTCGCTTTTAGGGAGTGTAAATATTACGATTAACAAAAATTTAATACCTTTTGATTCTAAACCACCGGCAGTTGCCAGCGGTATTCGTATTGGAACCCCGGCGGTTACAACTAGAGGGATGCGGTTAGTTGAGATGGAAAAAATCGCTGAGGCTATTGATTTGGTTTTAACTAATAAGGATAATCTTGAGATTTTAGAAAAAGTTAGGTCTTGGGTTGCTGAGCTAACTAAGAACTTTGTTCTTTATCCGGGTATTAATTAG
- a CDS encoding threonylcarbamoyl-AMP synthase has protein sequence MNKLFIDPSNIDQSLAKQAALKLSEGGIVALPTETVYGLAARADNKESVDKLYALKERPRDKPFSFALGSVEEVFKSYFSTFAPFVHRLIEKFWPGPLTLIYYTNDDKKVGVRVPQHETIAQILQNLGVAVCLPSANLSGQKESVTAEEVERVFDSKIDLIVDSGPCPLAKASTILDLTEKPFKIIRQGAVSEEDIAKVFIKKRVLFVCTGNSCRSPMAQYLLEKYLSESKLYFKDRYEIISRGISAFEGSKASKEVVEILKDKEDLDLRGFSAKALDRATVLSSDLIFTMEERQSEYILRSMPTAIGRVFHLNKFLPANLEKDIPDPIGQPKAVYERVYLLIKEAILELKDWV, from the coding sequence GTGAATAAGTTATTCATCGATCCAAGCAATATTGACCAGTCTTTAGCTAAGCAGGCTGCGCTTAAGCTTTCGGAAGGAGGCATAGTGGCCTTACCTACCGAGACCGTATACGGCTTAGCTGCTCGGGCTGACAATAAGGAGTCGGTCGATAAGCTTTATGCCTTAAAGGAAAGACCGCGTGATAAGCCATTTTCCTTTGCTTTGGGCAGCGTTGAGGAGGTTTTTAAGAGTTATTTTAGTACCTTTGCACCTTTTGTTCATCGGTTGATTGAAAAGTTTTGGCCGGGTCCGCTTACACTTATTTATTATACCAACGATGATAAAAAGGTCGGCGTCCGGGTCCCTCAGCATGAGACTATCGCTCAAATTTTACAGAATCTTGGCGTAGCGGTGTGTTTACCTTCAGCTAATTTAAGTGGCCAGAAAGAATCAGTGACCGCCGAAGAGGTTGAGCGGGTTTTTGATTCTAAAATTGACTTAATCGTTGACAGCGGTCCTTGTCCTTTGGCTAAAGCTTCAACGATATTAGATCTCACTGAGAAACCTTTTAAGATCATACGTCAAGGTGCAGTTTCCGAAGAGGATATTGCTAAAGTATTTATCAAAAAGAGAGTGCTTTTTGTCTGCACCGGAAATAGTTGTCGTTCTCCGATGGCTCAATATTTGCTTGAGAAGTATTTGAGTGAAAGCAAGTTGTATTTTAAAGACAGATATGAGATAATTTCACGAGGTATATCTGCTTTTGAAGGTTCAAAGGCTTCCAAAGAAGTAGTTGAAATATTAAAAGATAAGGAAGATTTAGACTTGAGAGGTTTTTCAGCTAAAGCTCTAGATCGAGCAACGGTTCTTTCTTCAGATTTGATTTTTACTATGGAGGAGCGACAGTCTGAATATATTTTACGTTCGATGCCTACGGCTATTGGTCGAGTTTTCCATCTAAATAAATTTCTTCCGGCTAATCTAGAAAAGGATATACCTGATCCAATTGGTCAACCCAAGGCCGTCTATGAGAGGGTATATTTACTTATTAAAGAGGCAATTCTAGAGTTAAAGGATTGGGTTTAA
- the coaD gene encoding pantetheine-phosphate adenylyltransferase: MKAAIYPGTFDPITNGHLDIIKRAVSIFGQVTVSVVKKSYKGTYFSYPERLRLVRESTKNIKGVKVEGFGGLVVDFARKRKVKVIVRGLRMISDFEYEFQMALTNRNLSPEVETIFLMPHPEYSYISSRLIKEAASLGADLKKFLPLPVLKALRGKLK; this comes from the coding sequence ATGAAAGCAGCTATTTATCCAGGTACTTTTGATCCGATAACTAACGGCCATCTTGATATTATCAAGCGGGCTGTTTCAATCTTTGGTCAGGTTACGGTTTCAGTAGTTAAAAAGAGCTACAAAGGCACATATTTTTCTTACCCGGAAAGGTTAAGATTGGTTAGAGAATCTACTAAAAATATAAAAGGGGTTAAGGTTGAGGGTTTTGGTGGTTTGGTCGTTGATTTTGCCCGCAAAAGGAAAGTAAAAGTAATTGTTCGGGGCTTGAGGATGATTTCTGATTTTGAATATGAATTTCAGATGGCTTTGACTAATCGCAATTTATCACCAGAAGTTGAGACAATTTTTCTTATGCCACACCCAGAGTATTCTTATATTTCTTCTCGTTTGATAAAAGAGGCAGCTAGCTTGGGGGCTGATCTCAAGAAATTTCTTCCCTTACCAGTGCTTAAAGCTTTAAGGGGCAAGCTCAAGTGA